From Larus michahellis chromosome 8, bLarMic1.1, whole genome shotgun sequence, one genomic window encodes:
- the MRM2 gene encoding rRNA methyltransferase 2, mitochondrial has translation MAWRGGSCWHLASKCLHTTAGCLKKTGTEHWWLERHLKDPFVKATKRQHYRCRSAFKLLEIDDKLHILRPGLAVLDCGAAPGAWSQVAVERVNALGTDPALPTGFVLGVDLLRISPLEGAVFLSEADVADPGTLRTIQSLLPAEKVDVILSDMAPNATGIKELDHQRLINLCLGLLDLSKSILKPKGTILCKFWDGHESRLLQNRLKEQFQDVRTIKPLASRKDSAEAYYLARLYKGK, from the exons ATGGCCTGGCGTGGGGGCAG CTGTTGGCATCTGGCGAGCAAATGTCTCCACACCACGGCGGGGTGTCTGAAGAAAACTGGAACTGAGCACTGGTGGCTGGAGCGGCACCTGAAGGATCCCTTTGTCAAGGCAACGAAGCGGCAGCATTATCGTTGCCGAAGTGCCTTCAAATTGCTGGAGATCGATGACAAGCTTCATATTCTTCGTCCAGGACTTGCAGTTCTTGATTGTGGAGCAGCACCTGGTGCTTGGAGCCAGGTTGCTGTAGAGAGGGTCAATGCCTTAGGTACCG ATCCTGCTCTTCCCACCGGCTTCGTCCTTGGCGTTGACCTCCTGCGGATTTCTCCTCTGGAAGGAGCAGTGTTCCTGTCGGAGGCTGATGTTGCAGACCCAGGCACGCTGAGGACGATTCAGAGCCTGCTGCCTGCGGAGAAGGTGGATGTTATCCTGAGTGACATGGCACCTAATGCAACAGGCATTAAAGAACTGGATCATCAGAGGCTGATCAATCTGTGTTTAGGCCTTCTGGATCTGtccaaaagtattttaaagccaaaaggaACGATACTGTGTAAATTCTGGGATGGACATGAGTCCCGTCTTCTCCAAAACAGACTGAAGGAGCAGTTCCAAGACGTGAGAACTATAAAGCCTCTGGCCAGCCGGAAGGACTCTGCTGAAGCTTATTATTTGGCAAGGCTGTACAAAGGGAAATGA
- the NUDT1 gene encoding oxidized purine nucleoside triphosphate hydrolase, protein MCTSRLFTLVLVVQPPRVLLGMKKRGFGAGLWNGFGGKVQPGESIEEAARRELLEESGLTVDTLQKMGQITFEFVGNSELMDVHIFRADNFHGEPTESDEMRPQWFQLDEVPFNHMWADDIYWFPLVLQKKLFRGYFKFQGQDTILEHTLKEVEEV, encoded by the exons ATGTGCACATCCAGGCTCTTCACCCTGGTCCTGGTGGTGCAGCCGCCCCGCGTCCTGCTGGGCATGAAGAAACGTGGCTTTGGAGCCGGGCTGTGGAACGGCTTCGGGGGGAAGGTGCAGCCGGGGGAGAGCATCGAGGAGGCTGCTCGCAG GGAGCTCCTGGAGGAGAGCGGACTGACAGTGGACACCTTGCAGAAGATGGGCCAGATCACATTTGAATTTGTAGGCAACTCTGAACTCATGGATGTTCACATTTTCCGGGCAGATAATTTTCATGGAGAGCCAACGGAAAGCGATG AAATGCGTCCACAGTGGTTTCAGCTGGATGAGGTGCCGTTCAATCACATGTGGGCAGATGACATCTATTGGTTTCCCCTGGTGCTTCAGAAAAAGTTGTTTCGTGGCTATTTTAAGTTTCAGGGACAAGACACAATCCTGGAGCACACTCTGAAAGAAGTGGAGGAAGTTTAA